A region from the Geobacillus vulcani PSS1 genome encodes:
- a CDS encoding Uma2 family endonuclease — translation MGSREKEQAPMTYKEYATWPEGKRCEVLDGNIISMAPSPTPEHQSISLQLSIEFGMYFRGKDCRVLAAPIDVYLFEDHRKGWMDENVRNWVCPDLVVICDKNKIQKNCIVGAPDLVIEILSPATAKIDRMDKRIAYERAGVKEYWIVDPANQVVEVYLREKTGKFELRGVYSRDDTVPVHGWEDLFIDLRNIFE, via the coding sequence ATGGGTTCAAGGGAAAAGGAACAGGCCCCGATGACCTACAAAGAGTATGCGACATGGCCGGAAGGAAAACGGTGCGAGGTGTTGGACGGGAATATCATCAGCATGGCGCCGTCGCCAACACCGGAACACCAATCGATTTCGCTCCAGCTTTCGATCGAATTCGGAATGTATTTCAGAGGGAAGGATTGTCGCGTGTTGGCCGCCCCGATCGACGTGTACCTTTTTGAAGATCATCGCAAGGGATGGATGGATGAAAACGTCCGAAATTGGGTATGTCCCGATCTTGTGGTCATCTGTGACAAAAACAAAATTCAAAAAAACTGCATTGTCGGTGCTCCAGATTTGGTCATCGAGATCTTGTCTCCCGCTACGGCCAAAATCGACCGGATGGACAAACGGATCGCGTACGAGCGGGCTGGGGTGAAGGAATATTGGATCGTTGACCCGGCGAATCAAGTCGTGGAAGTGTATTTGCGTGAGAAAACAGGGAAGTTCGAACTTCGCGGAGTGTACAGCCGCGATGACACCGTTCCCGTTCATGGATGGGAGGATTTGTTCATCGATTTACGAAACATTTTCGAATGA
- a CDS encoding methylmalonyl-CoA mutase family protein encodes MSDVAKMKEAAFPAPPMEEWEREAERSLKGKPLERLVTMTYENIAVKPLYTRRDVEALGPLEQYPGFGQYVRGARPEGYRGEPWKVSQEISAASPSDWNEAVKHDLARGQTEIHFALGRLPFAVESVEDVAAMLDGVPLDRYSLRVDAGARSLPFLALLAAYFKERGVPLSSVRGAIGMDPLGAWAEQGTLPCSLERLYDEMAEVTKWTTEQMPAVRTIFVRGEPYHNGGANAVQELAFSLAAAVEYIRAGLDRGLTIDDIATRMQVSLAVGADFFMEIAKLRAARRLFAQVIEAFGGGESSRRIELHVRTSPFTKTVYDPYVNMLRAGAEAFAAVVGGADGVHVSPFDEAIGLADAFSRRIARNTQLILLEEAHLAQVIDPAGGSYYVETLTAKLAEAAWKLFQQVEEKGGMKQALQDGFVQSEVAAVAKRRLERVKQRKEKIVGTNVYANLEETPIEKPKQAAVNMVLPLDEQRVADIRSTLVSGKWMETMIRAARRRATAREMAAALADGKEAAAIAPIRAWRLAEPFEQLRKAAEEHAERTGSRLSVHLINIGPLVRHQARADFIAGLFAAGGVAAERSDGFASVEEAVEWVRNTNGTHYIVCGVDDDYPGFVPALAEGFKQAKPNAKLYVAGKPPEELENTYADAGVDGAIHLGSNAYDVIVAFLTERGVALDGEVR; translated from the coding sequence ATGAGCGATGTCGCGAAGATGAAGGAAGCGGCGTTTCCGGCTCCACCGATGGAGGAGTGGGAGCGGGAAGCGGAACGGTCGCTGAAAGGCAAGCCGCTCGAGCGGCTTGTGACGATGACGTACGAAAACATAGCGGTGAAACCGCTTTATACGCGCCGCGATGTAGAGGCGCTCGGCCCGCTGGAGCAGTATCCGGGCTTTGGTCAGTACGTGCGCGGGGCGCGGCCGGAAGGGTATCGGGGCGAGCCGTGGAAGGTGAGCCAAGAGATTTCGGCGGCAAGCCCGTCCGACTGGAACGAGGCGGTGAAGCATGACTTAGCGCGGGGACAGACGGAAATCCATTTCGCTCTCGGGCGGCTGCCGTTTGCCGTCGAGTCGGTTGAGGATGTGGCCGCGATGTTGGATGGCGTGCCGCTTGACCGCTATTCGCTCCGTGTGGACGCCGGGGCGCGGTCGCTTCCGTTTTTGGCGCTTTTGGCCGCTTATTTCAAGGAACGGGGCGTCCCGCTATCGAGCGTGCGCGGCGCCATTGGCATGGATCCGCTCGGCGCTTGGGCGGAACAGGGGACGCTCCCGTGTTCGCTTGAGCGGCTGTATGATGAAATGGCGGAAGTGACGAAGTGGACGACGGAACAAATGCCTGCCGTTCGCACGATTTTCGTGCGCGGCGAGCCGTACCATAACGGCGGGGCGAACGCCGTGCAGGAGCTCGCGTTTTCGTTGGCGGCGGCCGTCGAGTACATCCGCGCCGGGTTGGACCGGGGCTTGACGATTGATGACATCGCGACAAGGATGCAAGTGTCACTGGCGGTCGGAGCCGACTTTTTCATGGAAATCGCCAAGCTGCGGGCAGCGCGGCGGTTGTTTGCGCAAGTGATCGAAGCGTTTGGCGGCGGCGAATCATCACGGCGCATCGAACTGCATGTGCGCACGTCTCCCTTTACGAAAACGGTGTACGATCCGTATGTGAATATGCTTCGCGCCGGAGCGGAAGCGTTTGCGGCCGTTGTCGGCGGCGCCGATGGCGTGCATGTGTCGCCGTTTGACGAAGCGATCGGGCTCGCTGATGCGTTTTCGCGGCGCATCGCCCGCAACACGCAGCTCATTTTGCTTGAAGAGGCGCATCTCGCCCAAGTCATCGATCCGGCGGGCGGCTCGTATTATGTGGAGACATTGACGGCAAAACTTGCCGAAGCAGCGTGGAAGCTGTTCCAGCAGGTGGAGGAAAAAGGCGGCATGAAACAAGCGCTTCAAGACGGCTTCGTGCAGTCGGAAGTGGCGGCGGTTGCCAAGCGGCGGCTTGAGCGCGTCAAACAGCGGAAAGAAAAAATCGTCGGCACGAACGTGTACGCCAATTTGGAGGAAACGCCGATCGAAAAGCCGAAGCAAGCCGCAGTGAACATGGTGCTGCCGTTGGATGAACAGCGGGTGGCCGATATTCGCAGCACGCTTGTCAGCGGAAAGTGGATGGAAACGATGATTCGTGCGGCCCGCCGTCGAGCAACCGCTCGGGAAATGGCAGCGGCGCTGGCCGATGGGAAGGAGGCGGCGGCCATCGCGCCGATTCGCGCATGGCGTTTGGCTGAGCCGTTTGAGCAGCTGCGGAAGGCGGCCGAGGAGCATGCGGAGCGCACGGGAAGCCGGCTTTCCGTTCACTTGATCAATATCGGGCCGCTTGTCCGCCATCAGGCGCGCGCCGATTTCATCGCCGGGCTGTTTGCGGCCGGCGGGGTGGCGGCTGAGCGAAGCGACGGCTTTGCCTCGGTCGAGGAAGCGGTCGAATGGGTGCGGAACACGAACGGGACGCATTATATCGTGTGCGGCGTGGATGACGACTACCCGGGGTTCGTTCCGGCGTTGGCTGAGGGGTTCAAGCAAGCCAAGCCGAACGCGAAGCTGTATGTCGCCGGAAAACCGCCGGAAGAGCTCGAGAACACGTACGCGGATGCGGGTGTGGATGGGGCAATTCATCTCGGTTCGAACGCGTACGATGTGATCGTGGCGTTTCTCACGGAAAGAGGGGTGGCGTTGGATGGCGAAGTACGTTGA
- the scpA gene encoding methylmalonyl-CoA mutase, translating to MAKYVDFTKMTLSAAAADVEEKQWRDAVERRVQASIDELLFQTNEHIAVKPLYTKNDIDGLDFLDYMPGLPPYLRGPYPTMYVVRPWTIRQYAGFSTAEESNAFYRRNLAMGQKGLSVAFDLATHRGYDSDHPRVVGDVGKAGVAIDSVLDMKILFDGIPLDQMSVSMTMNGAVLPIMAFYIVTAEEQGVTQDKLSGTIQNDILKEYMVRNTYIYPPEMSMRIIADIFAYTAKYMPKFNSISISGYHMQEAGAPADLELAYTLADGLEYVRTGLKAGIDIDSFAPRLSFFWAIGMNYFMEVAKLRAARLMWAKMMKTFNPKNPKSLALRTHSQTSGWSLTEQDPFNNVVRTLIEAHAAAMGHTQSLHTNALDEAIALPTDFSARIARNTQLYLQEETGICRTIDPWAGSYYVETLTNELMKRAWAHIEEIESLGGMAKAIETGIPKMRIEEAAARRQARIDSGAETIIGVNKYRPEKEEPIDILEVDNTAVRKRQIERLNELKATRDNEQVEAALEAITKAAETGEGNLLELAVQAARVRATLGEISYAIEKVAKRHRAVIRSISGVYSSEYKNEAQLERVKRRVEQFAELEGRRPRILIAKMGQDGHDRGAKVIATAFADLGFDVDIGPLFQTPEETARQAVENDVHAVGISSLAGGHKTLVPQLVSELEKLGRDDILVIVGGVIPPQDYAFLYEHGAAAIFGPGTIIPEAADKVLDEIYARLGYEDVSE from the coding sequence ATGGCGAAGTACGTTGATTTTACAAAGATGACGCTTTCCGCGGCAGCGGCCGATGTGGAGGAGAAACAGTGGAGAGACGCGGTGGAGCGGCGCGTGCAAGCGTCGATCGATGAACTGTTGTTTCAGACGAACGAACACATTGCCGTGAAGCCGCTTTATACAAAAAATGACATCGATGGGCTCGATTTTCTTGATTATATGCCCGGGCTGCCGCCGTACTTGCGCGGACCGTACCCGACGATGTATGTCGTGCGGCCGTGGACAATCCGCCAATACGCCGGTTTTTCGACGGCGGAGGAAAGCAACGCGTTTTACCGGCGCAACTTGGCGATGGGGCAAAAAGGGCTGTCGGTCGCCTTTGACCTGGCGACGCACCGCGGCTATGACTCCGACCATCCGCGCGTCGTCGGCGACGTCGGCAAAGCAGGGGTCGCCATCGATTCGGTGCTCGATATGAAAATTTTGTTTGACGGCATCCCGCTTGACCAAATGTCGGTGTCGATGACGATGAACGGGGCGGTGCTCCCGATTATGGCGTTTTACATCGTCACCGCCGAAGAGCAAGGAGTGACGCAAGACAAACTGTCGGGCACGATCCAAAACGATATTTTGAAAGAATATATGGTGCGCAACACGTACATTTACCCGCCGGAGATGTCGATGCGCATCATCGCCGACATTTTTGCCTATACGGCCAAATACATGCCGAAATTCAACAGCATCAGCATTTCCGGCTACCATATGCAAGAAGCCGGGGCGCCGGCTGATTTGGAGCTGGCGTATACGCTCGCGGACGGGCTTGAGTACGTGCGCACCGGCTTGAAGGCGGGCATTGACATCGACTCGTTCGCCCCGAGGCTGTCGTTTTTCTGGGCGATCGGCATGAACTACTTTATGGAAGTGGCGAAACTGCGCGCGGCGCGCCTCATGTGGGCGAAAATGATGAAAACGTTCAACCCGAAAAATCCGAAATCGCTCGCGTTACGGACCCATTCACAAACGTCAGGCTGGAGCTTGACCGAGCAAGATCCGTTCAACAACGTTGTGCGCACGCTCATCGAAGCCCACGCGGCGGCGATGGGGCATACGCAGTCGCTCCATACGAACGCGCTCGATGAGGCGATTGCCTTGCCGACCGATTTTTCGGCGCGCATCGCCCGCAATACGCAGCTGTACTTGCAGGAGGAGACGGGCATTTGCCGGACGATCGACCCGTGGGCTGGTTCGTATTACGTCGAGACGTTGACGAACGAACTGATGAAGCGGGCGTGGGCGCATATTGAAGAAATCGAAAGTCTTGGCGGGATGGCAAAAGCGATCGAAACCGGCATTCCGAAAATGCGCATTGAAGAAGCAGCGGCCCGCCGCCAAGCGCGCATCGATTCAGGGGCGGAAACGATCATCGGGGTGAACAAATACCGTCCGGAAAAAGAAGAGCCGATCGACATTTTGGAAGTGGACAACACCGCCGTGCGAAAGCGGCAAATCGAACGGCTGAACGAGCTGAAGGCGACCCGCGACAACGAGCAGGTCGAAGCGGCGCTAGAGGCGATTACGAAAGCGGCGGAAACGGGCGAAGGGAACTTGCTTGAGCTCGCCGTCCAAGCCGCGCGCGTCCGCGCCACCCTCGGGGAAATTTCGTACGCCATTGAAAAAGTGGCGAAGCGTCATCGCGCGGTCATCCGTTCGATCAGCGGCGTCTACAGTTCGGAATACAAAAACGAAGCGCAGCTCGAACGGGTGAAGCGACGGGTGGAGCAATTCGCCGAACTTGAAGGGCGCCGTCCGCGCATCTTGATTGCGAAAATGGGGCAAGACGGCCATGACCGCGGGGCGAAAGTGATCGCGACCGCGTTTGCCGATTTAGGGTTTGACGTCGATATCGGCCCGCTCTTCCAGACGCCGGAAGAAACGGCGCGTCAGGCGGTCGAAAACGACGTGCACGCGGTTGGCATCAGCTCGCTCGCCGGCGGACATAAGACGCTCGTGCCGCAGCTTGTGTCGGAGCTCGAAAAACTCGGCCGCGATGATATTTTAGTCATCGTCGGCGGCGTCATCCCGCCGCAAGACTACGCGTTCTTGTATGAACACGGCGCCGCCGCCATCTTCGGGCCAGGCACGATCATTCCGGAAGCGGCGGACAAAGTGCTCGATGAAATTTACGCCCGGCTCGGCTATGAGGACGTGAGCGAATGA
- the meaB gene encoding methylmalonyl Co-A mutase-associated GTPase MeaB: protein MNGEEKRWEQTSAQSAASDGPPRRPEWADGESASSYVHAERPPAPKRIVKRKERSVDEYVQGVLAGDRTMLAQAITLVESNAARHIDLAQHVLHALLPHVGRSIRIGITGVPGAGKSTFIEAFGTFLCEQGHRVAVLAVDPTSSLTGGSILGDKTRMETLARHPLAFIRPSPSGGALGGVHRKTRETMMLCEAAGYDIILVETVGVGQSEFVVRGMVDFFLLLALTGAGDELQGMKRGIMELVDAIVINKADGDNKEKAKAAQKEYNQFLHYLRPATPGWETKAYTCSALLGEGIADMWRVIQTFVETTKRSGVFFDRRRQQQKDWMHAMIKEYIETRFFTDPIVKEKLPMLENSVISGAKPVTAAVKELIEAYERKRSGEL, encoded by the coding sequence ATGAACGGCGAAGAGAAACGATGGGAACAGACAAGCGCCCAGAGCGCGGCTTCGGATGGGCCGCCGCGCCGCCCGGAATGGGCGGACGGCGAGAGCGCGTCATCCTACGTGCACGCCGAACGCCCGCCGGCGCCAAAGCGGATCGTGAAGCGGAAAGAGCGGTCGGTGGACGAGTACGTCCAAGGGGTGCTCGCCGGCGACCGCACGATGTTGGCGCAGGCGATTACGTTGGTCGAAAGCAATGCGGCTCGTCATATCGATCTCGCCCAGCACGTGCTTCATGCCCTGCTCCCGCACGTCGGCCGCTCGATCCGCATCGGCATCACCGGGGTGCCGGGGGCGGGGAAAAGCACGTTCATTGAAGCGTTCGGGACGTTTTTGTGCGAACAAGGGCACCGCGTCGCCGTCTTGGCCGTCGACCCGACGAGCTCGTTGACCGGCGGCAGCATCCTCGGCGACAAAACGCGGATGGAGACGCTCGCCCGACATCCGCTTGCGTTCATCCGTCCGTCGCCATCCGGCGGGGCGCTTGGCGGCGTGCACCGGAAAACGCGCGAGACGATGATGCTGTGCGAAGCGGCCGGCTATGACATTATCCTCGTTGAGACGGTCGGCGTCGGCCAAAGCGAGTTTGTCGTCCGCGGGATGGTCGACTTTTTCCTCCTGTTGGCGTTAACCGGCGCCGGCGACGAGCTGCAAGGGATGAAGCGCGGCATCATGGAGCTTGTGGACGCCATCGTCATCAACAAGGCGGACGGCGATAATAAAGAAAAAGCGAAAGCGGCGCAAAAAGAATACAACCAGTTTCTCCATTACCTGCGCCCGGCCACGCCCGGCTGGGAGACGAAAGCGTACACGTGCTCGGCGCTGCTGGGCGAAGGGATCGCCGACATGTGGCGCGTCATCCAAACGTTCGTCGAGACGACGAAGCGATCCGGCGTCTTTTTCGACCGCCGCCGCCAGCAGCAAAAAGACTGGATGCACGCCATGATCAAAGAATATATCGAAACGCGCTTTTTCACTGACCCGATCGTGAAAGAAAAGCTCCCAATGCTCGAGAACAGCGTCATTTCCGGCGCCAAGCCGGTCACCGCCGCCGTCAAAGAGCTGATCGAGGCGTATGAGCGGAAGCGGAGCGGCGAACTATGA
- a CDS encoding BrxA/BrxB family bacilliredoxin gives MFQFQFPLYSDIVEQARREAVEAGFEELRTPEDVDDAFRRPGTTLVLINSVCGCAGGIARPAAAHAVHYDKRPDHLVTVFAGQDKEATARAREYFVGEPPSSPSFALLKDGKLCAMLHRHDIEGHEPVAVVQKLQALFDEYCEEV, from the coding sequence ATGTTCCAATTTCAATTTCCGCTCTATAGCGACATCGTCGAACAAGCGCGGCGCGAAGCGGTCGAAGCCGGATTTGAAGAGCTGCGCACGCCGGAAGACGTCGACGACGCGTTTCGCCGTCCGGGCACAACGCTTGTCCTCATCAACTCCGTGTGCGGCTGCGCCGGCGGCATCGCCCGTCCCGCAGCGGCCCACGCCGTCCACTACGACAAGCGTCCGGATCATTTGGTGACCGTCTTTGCCGGCCAAGACAAAGAAGCAACGGCCCGCGCGCGCGAGTATTTTGTCGGCGAGCCGCCGTCCTCGCCGTCGTTCGCTCTGCTAAAAGACGGGAAATTGTGCGCCATGCTCCACCGCCACGACATCGAGGGGCACGAGCCGGTGGCGGTCGTGCAAAAGCTGCAGGCGCTGTTTGACGAATATTGTGAGGAAGTGTGA
- a CDS encoding AbrB/MazE/SpoVT family DNA-binding domain-containing protein, with protein sequence MDKLPDDKKKRVKRIAVSSKKQITIPKDFYEQLGIGNEVLIELADNVKIFTKSCSVI encoded by the coding sequence ATGGACAAACTCCCAGATGACAAGAAAAAACGTGTGAAGCGCATTGCTGTATCAAGTAAAAAACAAATTACAATCCCTAAAGATTTTTATGAGCAATTAGGAATTGGAAATGAAGTGCTGATTGAGCTAGCGGATAATGTGAAAATTTTTACGAAGAGCTGCAGCGTTATATGA
- a CDS encoding aromatic acid exporter family protein produces the protein MKIGYRTLKTAVGAALAIAIAQFIGLHNFASAGIIVILCVQVTKKRSLETARARLAACVVAIGFAALFFAVFGYHPWTIGLLLLVFIPVTVRLKVNEGIATSSVIILHLYAAKEITWEWVVNELLLVAVGIGVALIVNMYMPSAEKQLKEYQRIVEDLFRIILKEIVRYLRTNELDWDGKELPLAAEMLEQAKKLAMRHADNQLWRNEDEYVRYFRMRERQLEIIEHMLPLVTSLTYTVEQRMMIANFIDELSDAIHPGNTADRFLRRLAEMREQFKEMPLPTTREQFEERAALFHLVRELERYLIIKSQFHPGNEPKQQRLKA, from the coding sequence ATGAAAATCGGCTATCGGACGTTGAAAACGGCGGTCGGGGCGGCGCTGGCGATCGCCATCGCTCAGTTTATCGGCCTTCACAACTTCGCTTCTGCCGGCATTATCGTCATTTTGTGCGTTCAAGTGACGAAAAAGCGGTCGCTTGAGACCGCGCGGGCCCGTTTGGCGGCGTGCGTTGTCGCGATCGGGTTTGCGGCGTTGTTTTTTGCCGTCTTCGGTTACCATCCGTGGACGATCGGGCTGCTGCTGTTAGTGTTTATTCCAGTGACCGTCCGGCTGAAAGTCAACGAAGGCATTGCGACTAGCTCGGTGATCATTTTGCATTTGTATGCGGCCAAGGAGATCACATGGGAATGGGTCGTCAATGAGCTGCTGTTGGTCGCTGTCGGCATCGGGGTGGCGCTCATCGTCAACATGTACATGCCGAGCGCCGAGAAGCAGCTCAAAGAGTACCAGCGCATTGTCGAGGATTTGTTTCGCATCATTTTAAAAGAAATCGTGCGCTATTTGCGCACCAATGAGCTCGATTGGGATGGGAAGGAGCTGCCGCTTGCCGCGGAGATGCTTGAGCAGGCCAAAAAGCTAGCGATGCGCCACGCCGACAACCAACTATGGAGGAACGAAGATGAATACGTCCGCTACTTCCGCATGCGTGAGCGGCAGCTGGAAATCATCGAGCATATGCTTCCACTTGTGACGTCGCTGACGTACACGGTTGAGCAGCGGATGATGATCGCCAATTTTATCGACGAATTAAGCGACGCCATTCACCCGGGAAATACGGCCGATCGGTTTTTGCGGCGTCTTGCCGAGATGCGCGAGCAGTTTAAGGAGATGCCGCTGCCAACGACCCGCGAGCAGTTTGAAGAGCGGGCGGCGCTGTTTCATTTAGTGCGCGAATTGGAGCGATATTTAATCATCAAAAGCCAATTTCATCCCGGAAACGAACCAAAACAGCAGCGGCTTAAGGCATGA